From a single Thioalbus denitrificans genomic region:
- a CDS encoding thiamine pyrophosphate-dependent enzyme, with product MTEYRNFIDRRRVSVPTWYDGKRAREVLDAYNSGSGSGLAADPFVAQSIVPAGTGATRDFSYIAPDLPELIPANCVGCMECVQNCPDSAIFGKVVPPGTLEQELAGVSDAAERELLRAQYVQTTKYFDAFEKKRAKDADAPAGGLFTIAIDPTKCKGCGECVPVCGDHDALKMVKKTGENLPRYFDLWNFYQQLPSTPKAYINPKVVVDIMLRDDAILYLGGGGSCMGCGEASVIRQTLAATSERVGENFGIVASTGCNTVFGATYPYNPFLVPWTNSLFENSPTVAMGIRAFWDAQGHKDRQLWVVGGDGAMLDIGFQALSRLLTSGMNIKVLILDTQVYSNTGGQTSTATFIGQEAKMSAHGKVVMGKTERRKEIGQIAMMHPHVYVAQTVGAMSGHFYKSVLGALDFDGPAVVNVYTTCQPEHGVADDRSYDQARMAVESRAFPLFIYDPTKGRTLKQRLTLQGNPSMNRNWAEKKGRDGVERTTTFVDWARTEARFAKHFDREGNPSESLLRSQADRLENWWQLQELAGIKNLDLED from the coding sequence ATGACCGAGTACAGGAACTTCATCGACCGCCGCCGGGTCTCCGTGCCCACCTGGTACGACGGCAAGCGTGCCCGCGAGGTGCTCGACGCCTACAACAGCGGCAGCGGCTCCGGGCTCGCCGCCGACCCGTTCGTGGCCCAGAGCATCGTGCCGGCCGGCACCGGCGCGACCCGCGACTTCAGCTACATCGCGCCCGACCTGCCGGAGCTGATCCCGGCCAACTGCGTGGGCTGCATGGAGTGCGTGCAGAACTGCCCGGACTCCGCCATCTTCGGCAAGGTGGTCCCCCCCGGGACCCTGGAGCAGGAGCTGGCCGGGGTGAGCGACGCGGCCGAGCGCGAGCTGCTACGCGCCCAGTACGTGCAGACCACGAAGTACTTCGACGCCTTCGAGAAGAAGCGCGCCAAGGACGCGGACGCGCCCGCCGGCGGGCTGTTCACCATCGCCATCGACCCCACCAAGTGCAAGGGCTGCGGCGAGTGCGTGCCGGTGTGCGGCGACCACGACGCCCTTAAAATGGTGAAGAAGACCGGCGAGAACCTGCCGCGCTACTTCGACCTGTGGAACTTCTACCAGCAGCTGCCCTCCACCCCGAAGGCGTACATCAACCCGAAGGTGGTGGTGGACATCATGCTCAGGGACGACGCCATCCTCTACCTGGGCGGCGGCGGCTCCTGCATGGGCTGCGGCGAGGCCTCGGTGATCCGGCAGACGCTGGCCGCCACCAGCGAGCGGGTGGGGGAGAACTTCGGTATCGTCGCCTCCACCGGCTGCAACACGGTGTTCGGCGCCACCTACCCCTACAATCCCTTCCTGGTGCCGTGGACCAACTCCCTGTTCGAGAACTCGCCCACGGTGGCCATGGGCATCCGCGCCTTCTGGGACGCCCAGGGCCACAAGGATCGCCAGCTGTGGGTGGTGGGCGGCGACGGCGCCATGCTCGACATCGGCTTCCAGGCCCTGTCGCGCCTGCTCACCTCGGGGATGAACATCAAGGTGCTGATCCTCGACACCCAGGTCTACTCCAACACCGGCGGCCAGACCTCCACCGCCACCTTCATCGGCCAGGAGGCGAAGATGTCCGCCCACGGCAAGGTGGTGATGGGCAAGACCGAGCGGCGCAAGGAGATCGGGCAGATCGCCATGATGCACCCCCATGTCTACGTGGCGCAGACGGTGGGCGCCATGTCCGGGCACTTCTACAAGTCGGTGCTGGGCGCGCTGGACTTCGACGGCCCGGCGGTGGTCAACGTCTACACCACCTGCCAGCCGGAACACGGCGTGGCCGACGACCGCTCCTACGACCAGGCCCGCATGGCGGTGGAGTCGCGCGCCTTCCCGCTGTTCATCTACGACCCCACCAAGGGCCGCACGCTGAAGCAGCGCCTGACCCTGCAGGGCAATCCGTCCATGAACCGCAACTGGGCGGAGAAGAAGGGCCGGGACGGTGTCGAGCGCACCACCACCTTCGTCGACTGGGCCCGCACCGAGGCCCGTTTCGCCAAGCACTTCGATCGCGAGGGCAACCCCTCCGAGTCGCTGCTGCGCTCCCAGGCGGACCGGCTGGAGAACTGGTGGCAGCTGCAGGAACTGGCGGGTATCAAAAACCTCGATCTCGAGGACTGA
- a CDS encoding bacteriohemerythrin — protein sequence MTQLTWSEAMRFGVEIMDEEHEAAVAEINALGELAGGDSARLRAALAAFAEHCRIHFGHEEALMEECDFPAHSVHAAEHQRVLAELGSVIERLDAGDRDFVADYVTRVLPEWLLAHLRTMDMVTAGFIIHSRERRADTF from the coding sequence ATGACACAGCTGACCTGGTCCGAAGCCATGCGCTTCGGCGTGGAGATCATGGACGAGGAACACGAGGCGGCGGTGGCGGAGATCAACGCCCTCGGCGAGCTCGCCGGGGGCGACAGCGCCCGGCTGCGCGCGGCGCTGGCGGCGTTCGCCGAGCATTGCCGGATCCACTTCGGCCACGAGGAGGCGCTGATGGAGGAGTGCGACTTTCCCGCCCACTCCGTGCACGCCGCCGAGCACCAGCGGGTGCTGGCCGAGCTGGGCAGCGTCATCGAGCGGCTGGATGCCGGCGACCGGGACTTCGTGGCGGACTACGTCACCCGGGTGCTGCCGGAATGGCTGCTCGCCCACCTGCGGACCATGGACATGGTGACCGCGGGCTTCATCATCCACAGCCGCGAGCGCCGGGCCGACACGTTCTGA
- a CDS encoding nitric oxide reductase activation protein NorD encodes MEELVGKLWHRFITRAADREHAEAAVSLEEVTGTVGILFRALGGDGGLEVATAEQTPYGATRGWLARIASGQRRVALAWRDAQTLRLPERIALFADRDLNRDLYLWLAALAAAEDGAPLPRAWLPRNQELTRRTLARFPGMEPRYRRLVAAHLPLRPAPDALPPEAAAQEQALRAALREPGAVAELPLAPALPEPVPLWLHPSPPLADSVAPGPDTGDADDPEREAAPEREVDRRRSAEVTESPEGRDGLLGIRMENIFSWAEYVKVDRTTEEDDSGDAARTLDDMERLTVARDNRSVASRLRFDLDLPAAGYDDLPLGEGIPLPEWDYRRRTLLRDHCRLQLMEARDAQPCDLPPALARTARKLRTQFEALAPARTWYRGQAEGSEVDLDAYLHFLTEKRHGRVSAELGLYRDFRSGTRDLACLLLADLSLSTDASVNDEARIIDVIRDSMFLFAESLSATGDRFALYGFSSRHRSHVRFQLLKGFDEAYSPRVRGRLAAVKPGYYTRMGAAIRHATTLLSAQAASRQLLLLITDGKPNDLDHYEGRYGIEDTRMAILEARRAGLFPFCVTVDREAGDYLPHLFGPAGFIVIRRPEDLPRELPLLYMRLTA; translated from the coding sequence ATGGAAGAGCTCGTCGGCAAGCTCTGGCACCGATTCATCACCCGCGCCGCGGACCGCGAACACGCCGAGGCCGCGGTCTCCCTGGAGGAGGTCACGGGCACGGTGGGCATCCTGTTCCGGGCCCTGGGCGGGGACGGCGGGCTGGAGGTGGCCACGGCCGAGCAGACCCCCTATGGCGCGACCCGCGGCTGGCTCGCCCGCATCGCCTCCGGCCAGCGCCGGGTGGCGCTGGCGTGGCGGGACGCGCAGACCCTGCGCCTGCCGGAGCGCATCGCCCTGTTCGCCGACCGGGACCTCAACCGGGATCTCTACCTCTGGCTCGCCGCCCTGGCCGCCGCCGAGGACGGGGCGCCGCTGCCCCGCGCCTGGCTGCCCCGCAACCAGGAGCTCACCCGCCGGACGCTGGCGCGGTTCCCGGGCATGGAGCCCCGCTACCGGCGGCTGGTGGCGGCCCACCTGCCCCTGCGCCCGGCGCCGGACGCGCTGCCGCCGGAGGCGGCCGCCCAGGAACAGGCCCTCCGCGCCGCCCTCCGGGAGCCGGGGGCGGTGGCGGAACTGCCGCTGGCGCCCGCGCTTCCCGAGCCGGTGCCGCTGTGGCTGCACCCCTCCCCGCCCCTGGCCGACAGCGTCGCCCCGGGACCCGACACCGGGGACGCGGACGATCCCGAGCGCGAGGCCGCGCCGGAGAGGGAGGTGGACCGGCGGCGCAGCGCCGAGGTGACCGAATCGCCGGAGGGCCGCGACGGGCTGCTCGGCATCCGCATGGAGAACATCTTCAGCTGGGCCGAGTACGTGAAGGTGGACCGCACCACCGAGGAGGACGACAGCGGTGACGCGGCCCGGACCCTGGACGACATGGAGCGGCTCACCGTCGCGCGCGACAACCGCAGCGTGGCGAGCCGGCTGCGCTTCGACCTGGACCTGCCCGCGGCCGGCTACGACGACCTGCCCCTGGGCGAGGGCATCCCGCTGCCGGAGTGGGACTACCGCAGGCGGACCCTGCTGCGCGATCACTGCCGCCTGCAGCTGATGGAGGCCCGCGACGCCCAGCCCTGCGACCTGCCGCCGGCACTGGCCCGCACCGCCCGCAAGCTGCGCACCCAGTTCGAGGCGCTCGCCCCGGCGCGCACCTGGTACCGCGGCCAGGCCGAGGGCAGCGAGGTGGATCTGGACGCCTATCTCCACTTCCTGACCGAGAAGCGCCACGGCCGGGTCAGCGCCGAACTGGGGCTCTACCGGGACTTCCGCAGCGGCACCCGGGATCTCGCCTGCCTGCTGCTGGCGGACCTGTCACTCTCCACCGACGCCTCGGTCAACGACGAGGCGCGCATCATCGACGTCATCCGCGACAGCATGTTCCTGTTCGCCGAGTCCCTGTCCGCCACCGGCGACCGCTTCGCCCTCTACGGCTTCTCCTCGCGCCACCGCAGCCACGTGCGCTTCCAGCTCCTGAAGGGCTTCGACGAGGCCTACAGCCCGCGGGTGCGGGGCCGCCTCGCGGCGGTGAAGCCGGGCTACTACACCCGCATGGGCGCGGCCATCCGCCACGCCACCACCCTGCTCTCGGCCCAGGCCGCCTCCCGCCAGCTCCTGCTGCTGATCACCGACGGCAAGCCCAACGACCTCGACCACTACGAGGGACGCTACGGCATCGAGGACACCCGCATGGCCATCCTCGAGGCGCGCCGGGCAGGGCTGTTCCCCTTCTGCGTGACCGTGGACCGGGAGGCCGGCGACTACCTGCCCCACCTGTTCGGCCCGGCGGGATTCATCGTCATCCGCCGCCCCGAGGATCTCCCCCGCGAGCTGCCGCTGCTCTACATGCGCCTCACTGCGTGA
- a CDS encoding 4Fe-4S binding protein, with translation MNRQTLRAWTQVGFFALFVLAPPLDLFRLDLSVGHFVLLGQEWTLGLDPFLDGRIGAGEAAVNIILRGFLPIALVVGTGVWLSWRYGRLYCGWLCPHFSVVELINSLMRRASGKPTLWERRPLPERQPDGRVIHPRRRWWLAVFPAATGFAFLWALSLLTYLWNPAEVYGNLLGGSLTRFQAIFLTAATLVLTLEFLFARHLFCRFGCAIGLFQSLVWMGNKRAMVVGFDRSRVSACTDCDKACENTCPMRLKPRTIKRHMFTCTQCAQCIEACDQVQAASPRGSLLQWVDQHCALDVSDRDFGRDPRVPPECFRPRPDNDRLSPPHIDTDRPQPER, from the coding sequence ATGAATAGACAGACTCTGCGCGCCTGGACCCAGGTGGGCTTCTTCGCCCTGTTCGTCCTCGCCCCGCCGCTGGACCTGTTCCGGCTCGACCTCAGCGTCGGGCACTTCGTCCTCCTCGGGCAGGAGTGGACCCTGGGCCTCGATCCCTTCCTCGACGGGCGCATCGGCGCCGGCGAGGCGGCGGTCAACATCATCCTGCGCGGCTTTCTGCCCATCGCCCTGGTGGTGGGGACGGGGGTGTGGCTCTCCTGGCGCTACGGCCGCCTCTACTGCGGCTGGCTCTGTCCCCACTTCTCGGTGGTGGAGCTCATCAACAGCCTCATGCGCCGCGCCTCCGGCAAGCCCACCCTGTGGGAGCGCCGGCCACTGCCCGAGCGACAGCCCGACGGCCGGGTGATCCACCCGCGCCGGCGCTGGTGGCTGGCGGTGTTCCCGGCGGCAACGGGATTCGCCTTCCTGTGGGCCCTGTCCCTGCTCACCTACCTGTGGAATCCGGCGGAGGTCTACGGCAACCTGCTGGGTGGCTCGCTGACCCGCTTCCAGGCCATCTTCCTCACCGCCGCCACCCTGGTCCTGACGCTGGAATTCCTCTTCGCCCGCCACCTCTTCTGCCGCTTCGGCTGCGCCATCGGCCTGTTCCAGAGCCTGGTCTGGATGGGCAACAAGCGCGCCATGGTGGTGGGCTTCGACCGCTCGCGGGTCTCCGCCTGCACCGACTGCGACAAGGCCTGCGAGAACACCTGCCCCATGCGCCTGAAGCCGCGCACCATCAAGCGCCACATGTTCACCTGCACCCAGTGCGCCCAGTGCATCGAGGCCTGCGACCAGGTGCAGGCGGCCTCTCCCCGCGGCAGCCTGCTGCAGTGGGTGGACCAGCATTGCGCGCTGGATGTCTCCGACCGCGACTTCGGCCGCGATCCCCGGGTGCCGCCCGAATGCTTCCGGCCGCGGCCGGACAACGACCGGCTGAGCCCGCCGCACATCGATACCGACCGGCCGCAGCCGGAGCGCTGA
- a CDS encoding CbbQ/NirQ/NorQ/GpvN family protein, translating to MTANAEPLHEAAGELPFYLPQGNEVALFEHAARHQLPVLLKGPTGCGKTRFVSYMAARLGRPLYTVACHDDLTAADLVGRHLIGDGVTYWSDGPLTRAVREGAICYLDEVVEARKDTTVVLHPLSDDRRILPIERTGEVLEAPPGFMLVVSYNPGYQHLMKGMKPSTRQRFVALRFGYPDARQEQEVIEGETGVDRDLAQTLVNLANALRALKDHDLEESASTRLLIYTATLIRSGFDPVEACRAALVEPLTDDPEAVEALMEVVLASFGR from the coding sequence ATGACTGCCAACGCCGAACCCCTGCACGAAGCCGCGGGCGAGCTGCCCTTCTACCTGCCCCAGGGCAACGAGGTGGCGCTGTTCGAGCACGCCGCCCGCCATCAGCTGCCGGTACTGCTCAAGGGCCCGACCGGCTGCGGCAAGACCCGCTTCGTGAGCTACATGGCCGCCCGCCTGGGCCGCCCCCTGTACACCGTGGCCTGCCACGACGATCTCACCGCCGCCGACCTGGTGGGCCGCCACCTCATCGGCGACGGGGTCACCTACTGGAGCGACGGCCCCCTCACCCGCGCCGTGCGCGAAGGGGCCATCTGCTACCTGGACGAGGTGGTGGAGGCGCGCAAGGACACTACCGTGGTGCTCCATCCCCTCTCCGACGACCGCCGCATCCTGCCCATCGAGCGCACCGGCGAGGTGCTGGAGGCGCCGCCCGGGTTCATGCTGGTGGTCTCCTACAACCCCGGCTACCAGCACCTGATGAAGGGCATGAAGCCGAGCACGCGGCAGCGCTTCGTGGCCCTGCGCTTCGGCTACCCCGATGCGCGGCAGGAGCAGGAGGTCATCGAGGGGGAGACCGGCGTCGACCGGGACCTGGCCCAGACCCTGGTCAACCTGGCCAACGCCCTGCGGGCGCTGAAGGACCACGACCTGGAGGAGTCCGCCTCCACCCGGCTGCTGATCTATACCGCCACCCTCATCCGCAGCGGCTTCGACCCCGTGGAGGCCTGCCGGGCCGCCCTGGTGGAGCCGCTCACCGACGACCCCGAAGCGGTGGAGGCGCTGATGGAGGTGGTGCTGGCGAGCTTCGGCCGCTAG
- a CDS encoding cytochrome C oxidase subunit IV family protein: MTTTTAQTRLIRPCTAVWLVLVALTGVTYTVGELHLGGLTAVGFVLLTTLVKGQLVVDWFMGLRRVRLFWRVVLFLWLAAVGASIAGAYLLGLQ; encoded by the coding sequence ATGACGACAACGACAGCGCAAACCCGGCTCATCCGCCCCTGCACCGCCGTGTGGCTGGTGCTCGTGGCGCTGACGGGGGTCACCTACACGGTGGGCGAGCTGCACCTGGGCGGGCTGACCGCGGTGGGCTTCGTCCTCCTCACCACCCTGGTGAAGGGACAGCTGGTGGTGGACTGGTTCATGGGCCTGCGCCGCGTGCGCCTGTTCTGGCGGGTGGTGCTGTTCCTCTGGCTCGCGGCGGTGGGCGCCTCCATCGCCGGGGCCTACCTGCTGGGCCTGCAATGA
- a CDS encoding cytochrome c oxidase subunit 3 family protein produces the protein MNANLMELEAPARPVREREGLPGDFAIWIFILAELLVFGIFFIAYAFARSGHVELFNTSQLLLDRTSGAINTLVLITSSYFVVRAVAAIRENRNRLCARWLGAAVLLGFVFLGIKSFEFYAKFSEGITLSTNTFYMFYLSLTFFHFMHVILGMVILAVVMVKAHQGGYSRDDHTGVETGASYWHMVDLVWIILFPLVYVIR, from the coding sequence ATGAACGCGAATCTCATGGAGCTGGAGGCACCGGCCCGGCCGGTCCGGGAGCGGGAGGGACTGCCGGGTGACTTCGCCATCTGGATCTTCATCCTCGCCGAGCTGCTGGTGTTCGGCATTTTCTTCATCGCCTACGCCTTCGCCCGCAGCGGCCACGTGGAGCTGTTCAACACCTCCCAGCTGCTGCTCGACCGCACCTCCGGCGCCATCAACACCCTGGTGCTCATCACCAGCAGCTACTTCGTGGTGCGCGCGGTGGCGGCCATCCGCGAGAACCGCAACCGCCTCTGCGCCCGCTGGCTCGGTGCGGCGGTCCTGCTCGGCTTCGTCTTCCTCGGCATCAAGAGCTTCGAGTTCTACGCCAAGTTCTCCGAGGGCATCACGCTGAGCACCAACACCTTCTACATGTTCTACCTGTCGCTGACCTTCTTTCACTTCATGCACGTAATCCTCGGCATGGTCATCCTGGCGGTGGTGATGGTGAAGGCGCACCAGGGCGGCTACAGCCGTGACGATCACACCGGGGTGGAAACCGGGGCCTCCTACTGGCACATGGTGGACCTGGTCTGGATCATCCTGTTCCCCCTGGTCTATGTAATCAGGTAA
- a CDS encoding cbb3-type cytochrome c oxidase subunit I has product MQFKSQAVAKPYFYAAIGLFVGQILFGLIMGLQYVVGDFLFPAIPFNVARMVHTNLLIVWLLFGFMGAAYYLVPEESERELFSPKLALAMFWIFLVAGALTIVGYLAVPYAALAELTGNDLLPTMGREFLEQPTITKLGIVVVALAFLFNIGMTILTGRKTVVSIVLLTGLVGLAVFFLFSFYNPTNLVLDKFYWWWVVHLWVEGVWELILGAILAFVLIKVTGVDREIIEKWLYVIIAMTLITGIVGTGHHYFWIGTPEYWQWWGSIFSALEPIPFFMMTVFAFNMVNRRRREHPNKAAVLWALGTAVMAFLGAGVWGFLHTLAPVNYYTHGTQITAAHGHMAFYGAYVLIVLTMISYAMPYLRHNAPANHGRSQVLEMWSFWLMTVSIVFITLFLTAAGILQIWLQRASDTPMSFMAAQDQIALFYWMREVAGLVFFVGLMLYVWSYFVKPREHATAA; this is encoded by the coding sequence ATGCAATTCAAGTCTCAGGCTGTCGCCAAGCCCTACTTCTACGCAGCCATCGGGCTGTTCGTGGGGCAGATCCTGTTCGGGCTGATCATGGGCCTGCAGTACGTGGTGGGGGATTTCCTCTTCCCCGCCATCCCCTTCAACGTGGCCCGCATGGTCCACACCAACCTGCTCATCGTCTGGCTGCTGTTCGGCTTCATGGGCGCCGCCTACTACCTGGTTCCGGAAGAGTCGGAACGGGAGCTGTTCAGCCCCAAGCTGGCGCTCGCCATGTTCTGGATCTTCCTGGTGGCCGGCGCGCTCACCATCGTCGGCTACCTGGCGGTTCCCTACGCCGCGCTGGCCGAGCTGACCGGCAACGACCTGCTGCCCACCATGGGACGCGAGTTCCTGGAGCAGCCCACCATCACCAAGCTGGGCATCGTGGTGGTGGCCCTGGCGTTCCTGTTCAACATCGGGATGACCATCCTCACCGGCCGCAAGACCGTGGTCAGCATCGTGCTGCTCACCGGCCTGGTGGGCCTGGCGGTGTTCTTCCTGTTCTCGTTCTACAACCCGACCAACCTGGTGCTCGACAAGTTCTACTGGTGGTGGGTGGTGCATCTGTGGGTCGAGGGCGTGTGGGAGCTGATTCTCGGCGCCATCCTCGCCTTCGTGCTCATCAAGGTCACCGGCGTGGACCGCGAGATCATCGAGAAGTGGCTCTACGTCATCATCGCCATGACCCTCATCACAGGCATCGTCGGCACGGGTCACCACTACTTCTGGATCGGTACCCCCGAGTACTGGCAGTGGTGGGGCTCCATCTTCTCCGCCCTGGAGCCGATTCCCTTCTTCATGATGACGGTGTTCGCCTTCAACATGGTGAACCGGCGCCGGCGTGAGCATCCCAACAAGGCCGCCGTCCTGTGGGCCCTGGGCACCGCCGTGATGGCGTTCCTCGGCGCGGGCGTGTGGGGCTTCCTCCACACCCTCGCCCCGGTGAACTACTACACCCACGGCACCCAGATCACCGCCGCCCACGGCCACATGGCCTTCTACGGCGCCTACGTGCTCATCGTGCTGACCATGATCTCCTACGCCATGCCCTACCTGCGCCACAACGCGCCGGCGAATCACGGGCGGTCCCAGGTGCTGGAGATGTGGTCGTTCTGGCTGATGACCGTCTCCATCGTGTTCATCACCCTGTTCCTGACCGCCGCCGGCATCCTGCAGATATGGCTGCAGCGGGCCTCGGACACGCCCATGTCGTTCATGGCGGCCCAGGATCAGATCGCCCTGTTCTACTGGATGCGCGAGGTGGCGGGGCTGGTCTTCTTCGTGGGACTGATGCTCTACGTCTGGAGCTACTTCGTGAAGCCGAGGGAACACGCCACCGCGGCCTGA
- a CDS encoding c-type cytochrome yields the protein MSETFTKSMARNIYLGGSVFFFLLFLALTFDTNSALPDRDNRGAITPQVALGKKVWEENDCIGCHTLLGEGAYFAPELGNVYERRGPDFIKAWIAAMPTKAEGRRQMPNFHLTEEELDALVAFFKYSGEIKTARNWPPNIEG from the coding sequence ATGAGTGAGACTTTTACCAAGTCCATGGCCAGAAACATCTACCTGGGAGGATCGGTCTTTTTCTTCCTCCTGTTTCTGGCCCTGACTTTCGATACCAACAGCGCGTTGCCGGATCGCGACAACCGGGGCGCGATCACGCCCCAGGTCGCGCTGGGCAAGAAGGTGTGGGAGGAGAACGACTGCATCGGCTGCCATACGCTGCTGGGCGAGGGGGCCTATTTCGCCCCGGAGCTCGGCAATGTCTATGAGCGGCGCGGTCCCGACTTCATCAAGGCCTGGATCGCCGCCATGCCCACCAAGGCGGAGGGGCGCCGCCAGATGCCCAACTTCCACCTCACCGAGGAGGAGCTGGACGCCCTGGTGGCCTTCTTCAAGTATTCCGGTGAAATCAAGACGGCGCGGAACTGGCCGCCGAACATCGAGGGCTGA
- a CDS encoding protein nirD, with translation MSRVNCIYCGERFSGELPHCPACGAPSHFRQRGWRPGAQRRFALWVALLAIACILIALWLPR, from the coding sequence ATGAGCCGAGTCAACTGCATCTACTGCGGCGAGCGCTTCTCCGGGGAGCTCCCGCACTGCCCGGCCTGCGGCGCGCCATCCCATTTCCGGCAGCGGGGCTGGCGCCCCGGGGCGCAGCGCCGCTTCGCCCTCTGGGTCGCGCTGCTGGCAATCGCCTGCATCCTCATCGCACTGTGGCTGCCGCGCTGA
- a CDS encoding bacteriohemerythrin: MSKTLSMFGLAILILALIVLTAIGFLSGPASPLAWTALLLLAAIPFIHRLLVKRRFVSWHESYSVGVAALDADHKKLLRLINNLQTAIHYQTGEEFIHEALDELVDYTRTHFGREEALMRDNGYPDLEAHQREHRDMIDKVNGMVTRYHAEGEEALEPLARFLKEWLLNHINGTDQRYGPFLNGKGVR, translated from the coding sequence ATGTCAAAAACCCTGTCCATGTTCGGTCTGGCCATCCTGATCCTGGCGCTGATCGTGCTCACCGCCATCGGCTTCCTCTCCGGACCCGCCAGTCCCCTGGCCTGGACCGCGCTGTTACTGCTCGCGGCCATCCCCTTCATCCACCGCCTGCTGGTGAAGCGGCGCTTCGTGAGCTGGCACGAGAGCTACAGCGTGGGCGTGGCGGCCCTGGACGCGGATCACAAGAAACTGCTGCGGCTCATCAACAACCTGCAGACCGCCATCCACTACCAGACCGGGGAGGAGTTCATCCACGAGGCGCTGGATGAGCTGGTGGACTACACCCGGACCCATTTCGGCCGGGAAGAGGCGCTGATGCGCGACAACGGCTACCCGGATCTCGAGGCGCACCAGCGCGAGCACCGCGACATGATCGACAAGGTGAACGGCATGGTCACCCGCTACCACGCGGAGGGCGAGGAGGCCCTCGAGCCCCTGGCCCGGTTCCTGAAGGAGTGGCTGCTCAACCACATCAACGGCACCGATCAGCGCTACGGGCCGTTCCTGAACGGCAAGGGCGTGCGGTGA